Within the Candidatus Spechtbacteria bacterium genome, the region GCCTGGAAACGGGAAGAAAGGAGGCAAGAAGTAGAGAAAGGGGAGGCGGTTCTAACCGCCTCCCAACCTCATCAAAATCCAAGAAATTATTCGTGGATTTTGATGGGTTCTTAAACAAAAAAATAGTCTCGCACAGTTGCGGGGCACAGTCGTCTATGCTTGAACACAAGCTACGGCGTGCTGAAGAAAGCAAATGGACGATGTTCGTTTATTATTTAAATTTTTCACGAGCAAGTCCGGACTGCTTCACAATTGCAAGCAGTGTGCCTTGAGGAATGGATTTATTATTCCCATGCAAGGGGACTGGCACGCTCGCATTGGTTTGCGGATTATGCCAAATCATGTGGCTTCCTCGCTGGCGAGATAAAACAAAACCGTTATCGCGAAGAATTCGAATAACTTGTCTTGCGGTGAGAGCGCGCATAGATTAAGGAAGAGCTACGCGGACCTCATCAATAATAGCCCTTGCAACCGCTTTGGGAATTTCTTGTTTGTGAGAAGTTAGTTCTTCAATCCACAATTCCAAAACTTCTTGCGCTTTTGCCTTAGCTTCTTCAAAATTCTTTCCAAAGGTTACGCATCCGGGAAAATCCGGGAAAGATACATTATATCCTCCCTCCTCCGCGGGATCAAACACGGCGAAATAAGATGAAATTTTATGAGTTTTTCTAGCCATGTGCTTATTATAGCTTCAAGGAAAGAGAAGTCAACGCTAAGTCTTTTCTTGAGAAAAAACGTGCTTCTTATTGATTTAAGGCGAATCCATCAAAGTTTACAATTTAACTTATCATGGACGGCCGTCCATATTAAGTTAAATTCAAATTGTGGATTTTGATGGGTTCTTAAACAAAAAAATAGTCCAGTTCTAAAAGACTGGGCAGGCCGCCTACGCTTAATAAGCTACGGCGTGCCGAGGAAAGGAGTTAAGAAAAAGTTAGCGGTAGTATTGCGCACTTGTGCGCAATACTACCGCTAACGAATCTATCAAAGTTTACAATTTAGCTTTCAATACACGGCCGTGTATTGAAAGCTAAATTCAAATTGTGGATTTTGATGGGTTCTTTGAACAAAATAAATAATCCCATCTCGCTACCGCGAGATGGGACGGAAAGGAGCGTTCCATGTTTCCGGACATCGTGGTCCGGCTCGCCCAGGCCATGCAAGCGCGTGGCGGGCGGCTGTTCGTGGTCGGCGGGACTGTCCGGGACATGATTCTGGGCGTTCCGCCGAAGGACTTTGACCTCGAGGTGCACGGCATTGCGCCGTCGCGTCTCGAGGAGACCGTCGCCTCCTTTCATCCGAGCTGGATGGACACCGTGGGGCGTTCCTACGGCGTTCTGAAGGTTCGGATCGACGGGGAGGATTTGGACATAGCTCCACCCCGCCGAGACTCCAAGGTCGGAGAGGGTCACAAGGGGATCCTGGCGGTCCCTGACCCGACTATGACCTTGGAGGAAGCATGCCGTCGCCGTGACTTCACGGTTGGGGCGATGGCGATGGATCCCCTGACCGGAGAACTTTTTGACTTCTTCGGAGGTCAGGAAGATTTGCGGCAGGGGATTCTGCGGGCGACTGACCCGGAGCGGTTCGTGGACGATCCACTGCGCGTGATGCGCGCGGTGCAGTTCGCGGCCCGCTTCGGGTTTGCGGTGGAACAGGCAACAGCCGTGCTCTGCCGCAATGTCACTGCGACCAAAGAGTTTGTCGGCCAGTCGCCGGCGCGGGTTTCCGAGGAATGGCGCAAACTGCTTCTCAAGAGCCCGCAGCCGTCGGTGGGCTTGCAGGTCGGGCTGGAGCTTGGGGTGTGGGATGCACTGCACCCGGAGCTTGCGGCCTTGTGGATCTGCCCTCAGGATGCCAATTGGCACCCGGAAGGCAGTGTCGGCGAGCACACGAAATTGGCGGTGGACAAAGCTGCTGAAATCGTGCGCCGCGAAGGGCTGGCGGGGGACGACGCCCTGGTCATCATCCTGGCAGTCCTGCTTCATGATTCGGGGAAGCCGGCGACAACCGTCTTCATTGACGGCCGCTGGCGTTCCCCGAACCACGAGGCGGCGGGCGTGGATGCCGCGCGTAAGTTTTTTGCCCGAAACGCATTCGGGCGGGAGATTGAAGCGCGCGTTCTGCCGCTAATCGCCGATCACTTGTTTCCAGCCCAGCATGGGCTGGAGGTGAGTGATGCGGCGATTCGCCGCCTGGCACAGCGTCTGGTTCAGGCAACCATCGCGGAATTGGTGATGGTGTCGGAGGCAGACGTGCTAGGCAGGGCTGTGCCTAATCGCGAGTTCGCGGAAGGTACGGCTCTGCTGGAGCAGGCGAAGACGCTGGCTGTCGGCTCGGGCAAGACCGAGCCATTGCTGATGGGGCGCCACCTCATCAGCGAGCTCGGCATGAAGCCGAATCGGCAGTTTAGCGAGATTCTCCGCGCCGTGTTTGAGGCGCAGCTTGAGGGTCGGGTTGCGACCATTGAGCAGGCGCTGGATATGGCGCGGGAGATTATGGCCGCCTACGCTTAAAAAGCTACGGCGTGCCAAGGAAAGGAGGTTACGATGAAAAATTTACGGACGCGAATTTTGTCCAGGAAGACCTGGACGTCGCGTCCTAGTAGTCCGCTCATCCGACGGATGAAGCGGATGCTAGCACGGCAACGGCGTAAACAGCCGTTGCCGTGCTACTAGATAAGGCCTCGCTGTCAGCACACGTGCTGACAGCGAGGCGAATCCATCAAAGTTTATCGGCCTAAGGCGGATGGATTTTGCTGGGTTCTTAAACAAAAATAATCAGATAAAGCATTCTGGTTTCCACAGAGCCGCGGAGTCAATGTGAGATTTGTATAGCTTAGATGAAAATCTAAGCATCTCTCTCCATTTGTATAAATCATACATTGGTTTCCGGCTCTGTGGAAAAGTATTCCACTAGAAGTTTATAGTAGTGTCCTGCTAGGCGGGACGGGCCGTCGTCGCTAAAGCTATGACGGCCAAAGAAAGGAAGGTTGTCATGAAAGACTTCGCGGGATATTCGTAGGCGGACCAGGATTTCCTGGCCCATATCTGCGAAGTTATGCGTCGTCTGGACGAGTTGGACGAGCTCGCCCACGAGGACGAGGAGTTCGTCCACAGGAATCATTACCGGATTCTTGCGGCTAGTCGCCCGCCAACGCCAATGGTTAACCGCGGCAACGATCGTGGAGGTCCTGGCGAGGAGGACCTCGGGCTCTACGGAGGAGGGCCCGTGTAGACATTGGCGCCCCCGCAACAGCGGGGGCGCCAAATCATTTTTAAGGCATTCGCAAAGCGCCTATCCTTAACGGGGTTTACAAAATCTTCTAATGCTGATAAAAGATAATCATACTAATCACGAATGCTGAATATAGGGTAAAGGATTAAAAAGTTTTTCGAGAGTTCCTGTATTCTGTATTCAATATTCAATATTTCTAGACTATGGCATTACCAACACAACGTCATACCAAATCCCGCCGCAACAGACGCCGTTCGCACCTCGCGCTTAAGCAAACGAGTATTGTGTCTTGCAAAAAATGCGGCAAGCCATCTCTTCCTCATCGCATGTGCGAGTATTGCGGCACATACAAGGGCAGAATGGTCATTGATGTAATTGCAAAATTAGACAAAAAAGAGCAGAAGAAACGCAAGCGCGAACAAGCAGAGCACGAACATGAGCATGTTGCCGAAAAATCAGAAAAAGTAATTCAGAAATAATATCTCAAATCGCAAATCTCAAATCGCAAAACTGAAACTCAAATCTCAAAACTACGTAGTAAGATTTCAGATTTGAGATGTAATTTTGAGATTTGCCATTTAAGATTTAAGTTAAAAGTTAACACAGTTCTTTATGGCAAATCGTCATCTTTCGCGAACCATCGCAATGCAGTCCCTTTATGAATGGGATTTCTGGGGACGCGACAATTCACGGCTTTCGGAAATTTTGGAACGTAACATCGCAGAAATGGGGGCAGGCATTGACGATCCGACATTAGTCCACGCTATCGTGGATGGTGTTATAGAGCATCGCGAAAAGATGGACGAAATTATCACGCGCTGCGCGCCAGCTTGGCCCTTGGAGCAGGTGACAATCATAGACCGAAACGTTTTGCGAATCGGTATTTTTGAATTATTGTGGGGAAACCGCGACGAAGTACCGCCAAAAGTGGCAATTAATGAGGCAATTGAAATTGCAAAGACATTCGGCGGCGAAAGCTCTGGCCGATTCATTAATGGTGTTTTGGGGACAATTTATCGCGAAATAGGCGAACCGGGCAAGGAGCAGATGACGAAGAAGAAAGAAGAGATCGATGTCGCAGAATCTGTGGAGAGTGAAGTATTAGAAGAGAAGGAGCAATTAACAGAGGATTAATTTACTTGAATAGTGAATTATGAATTGTGAATACTGGGGCGACTGACGCATCGGTATTCATGATTCATTATTCATGTTTCGGTATTCATGTTTTCATGGAAGAATTTTCAGAATTAG harbors:
- a CDS encoding type II toxin-antitoxin system HicA family toxin; the protein is MRALTARQVIRILRDNGFVLSRQRGSHMIWHNPQTNASVPVPLHGNNKSIPQGTLLAIVKQSGLAREKFK
- a CDS encoding type II toxin-antitoxin system HicB family antitoxin, which codes for MARKTHKISSYFAVFDPAEEGGYNVSFPDFPGCVTFGKNFEEAKAKAQEVLELWIEELTSHKQEIPKAVARAIIDEVRVALP
- a CDS encoding CCA tRNA nucleotidyltransferase; translated protein: MFPDIVVRLAQAMQARGGRLFVVGGTVRDMILGVPPKDFDLEVHGIAPSRLEETVASFHPSWMDTVGRSYGVLKVRIDGEDLDIAPPRRDSKVGEGHKGILAVPDPTMTLEEACRRRDFTVGAMAMDPLTGELFDFFGGQEDLRQGILRATDPERFVDDPLRVMRAVQFAARFGFAVEQATAVLCRNVTATKEFVGQSPARVSEEWRKLLLKSPQPSVGLQVGLELGVWDALHPELAALWICPQDANWHPEGSVGEHTKLAVDKAAEIVRREGLAGDDALVIILAVLLHDSGKPATTVFIDGRWRSPNHEAAGVDAARKFFARNAFGREIEARVLPLIADHLFPAQHGLEVSDAAIRRLAQRLVQATIAELVMVSEADVLGRAVPNREFAEGTALLEQAKTLAVGSGKTEPLLMGRHLISELGMKPNRQFSEILRAVFEAQLEGRVATIEQALDMAREIMAAYA
- the rpmF gene encoding 50S ribosomal protein L32, producing MALPTQRHTKSRRNRRRSHLALKQTSIVSCKKCGKPSLPHRMCEYCGTYKGRMVIDVIAKLDKKEQKKRKREQAEHEHEHVAEKSEKVIQK
- the nusB gene encoding transcription antitermination factor NusB, yielding MANRHLSRTIAMQSLYEWDFWGRDNSRLSEILERNIAEMGAGIDDPTLVHAIVDGVIEHREKMDEIITRCAPAWPLEQVTIIDRNVLRIGIFELLWGNRDEVPPKVAINEAIEIAKTFGGESSGRFINGVLGTIYREIGEPGKEQMTKKKEEIDVAESVESEVLEEKEQLTED